The following proteins are encoded in a genomic region of Candidatus Dechloromonas phosphoritropha:
- a CDS encoding tyrosine-type recombinase/integrase, with protein sequence MGNTQSSRFNRIDWLVEGPFAPQIDAYKQYLTERGYAANTFSSCMRSIAHFAQWTRSRRLQVRRIDEPVVAEFLDRHLPECRCTGPICSDRRSLSAALGHLLVVLRARGAVAQPTVKSTPVDEELVRYNTYMDHVRGLAPKTRSIALRIVGRLLVSRFGDGAIDIAAIKPDHVRRFFAQQAKLYSKPATAGTVVSALHGYFRYRTSLGNEVHGLIGVLSFPANWQLSSLPKTLTAEEVEQLIGALGQSGRSMRRAEAIVHCALDLGLRSGEVARIGLDDIDWRAGTITLRHTKGRREDVLPLPVATGKAIAAYLQHERPKTSNRAVFVRHVAPRDVPVGPDLVRKTIRQAFARAGLPYTRPHLLRHTMANRLLAGGSSLKEVADVLHHRSLNTTMIYAKLDSRKLIEVALPWPGSTS encoded by the coding sequence ATGGGAAACACCCAATCATCACGATTCAACCGTATCGACTGGCTTGTCGAGGGCCCTTTCGCGCCTCAAATTGATGCGTACAAGCAGTACCTGACTGAGCGTGGGTACGCGGCGAACACGTTCAGCAGTTGCATGCGCAGCATTGCCCACTTCGCCCAATGGACGCGTAGCCGACGTTTGCAGGTCCGGCGCATTGACGAACCAGTCGTTGCCGAATTCCTTGACAGGCATCTTCCTGAATGCCGATGCACCGGTCCGATTTGTAGTGATCGTCGCAGTCTGAGCGCCGCGCTGGGACATCTTCTCGTCGTGCTGCGTGCTCGCGGCGCCGTTGCGCAACCAACGGTGAAGTCGACGCCGGTAGATGAGGAACTGGTGCGCTACAATACGTACATGGATCACGTGCGCGGCCTGGCACCCAAGACCCGGAGCATCGCCTTACGCATCGTAGGCAGGTTGCTGGTCTCCCGCTTCGGCGACGGTGCCATCGACATTGCCGCGATCAAGCCCGACCATGTTCGTCGGTTCTTCGCACAACAAGCCAAGCTTTACAGCAAGCCGGCAACGGCCGGCACGGTGGTGTCGGCATTGCACGGGTACTTCCGCTACCGCACATCGCTTGGCAATGAAGTGCATGGACTGATCGGCGTGCTTTCGTTTCCCGCCAACTGGCAGCTATCCTCGTTACCCAAGACCCTGACGGCCGAGGAAGTCGAGCAGTTAATCGGCGCGCTTGGTCAGTCCGGTCGCTCAATGCGGCGCGCTGAGGCCATTGTGCACTGTGCGCTCGATCTTGGACTACGTAGCGGCGAGGTTGCGCGAATCGGCCTCGATGATATCGACTGGCGCGCCGGAACGATCACGCTGCGACATACCAAGGGGCGCCGCGAGGACGTGCTGCCACTGCCTGTGGCCACTGGTAAAGCCATCGCAGCCTACCTGCAGCACGAACGGCCCAAGACCAGCAACCGCGCCGTCTTCGTGCGCCATGTGGCACCACGCGATGTACCCGTTGGCCCCGATCTTGTTCGCAAAACGATCCGCCAAGCCTTCGCGCGCGCAGGGCTTCCCTATACGCGCCCTCACCTGCTGCGCCATACGATGGCCAATCGACTCCTGGCCGGAGGATCTTCCCTCAAGGAGGTGGCAGACGTCCTACACCACCGTTCTCTGAACACCACCATGATCTACGCCAAACTCGACAGTCGAAAGCTCATTGAGGTTGCACTCCCATGGCCAGGGAGCACGTCATGA
- a CDS encoding site-specific integrase, with amino-acid sequence MRKAIAPRPPSFASLVQQFFTEYLVTQRAVSPRTVACYRDALMLFLDFSSQRLKRAATSLKLNDIQPDLILAFLDHLERERHNAVRSRNLRLTALRAFLKFAGRRDVASLHVVERALAVPMKRFERPMLGFLTREEMLAVLGQPGETWTSQRDHLLLAMLYNTGARVSEIIGVRVTDVVLDGGACVHLHGKGRKQRSVPLWHTTVTEVRAWLRLNPALRGEEPLLPNREGHAMSRSNVVQRLELAVARATNQAPSIVKKRISPHIIRHTTAMHLLQSGVPFNVIALWLGHESTTTTHRNVEADLAMKEKALARLEAPDTMIRRFKAPDLLMRFLQTL; translated from the coding sequence ATGCGTAAAGCCATTGCACCGAGGCCGCCATCGTTTGCCTCTCTGGTTCAGCAGTTCTTCACCGAGTATCTGGTCACACAACGTGCAGTCAGTCCGCGTACGGTGGCCTGCTATCGCGATGCGCTCATGCTGTTCCTGGACTTCTCCAGTCAGCGTTTGAAGAGGGCGGCGACGAGCCTGAAACTCAATGACATTCAGCCGGATCTAATCCTGGCGTTTCTGGATCATCTGGAACGCGAGCGACATAACGCCGTGCGTAGCCGGAATCTTCGACTGACGGCTCTACGGGCGTTTCTGAAATTCGCCGGCCGACGTGACGTGGCTTCGCTGCACGTGGTCGAGCGAGCGCTTGCAGTTCCGATGAAGCGGTTCGAGCGCCCCATGCTCGGCTTCCTCACGCGCGAGGAGATGCTCGCAGTCTTGGGGCAACCCGGGGAAACCTGGACCTCTCAGCGCGACCATCTGCTCTTGGCCATGCTCTACAACACCGGCGCCCGGGTCTCCGAGATCATTGGCGTACGTGTTACGGACGTCGTCCTTGACGGTGGCGCATGCGTGCATCTGCACGGTAAGGGGCGCAAACAGCGATCGGTTCCTCTCTGGCATACCACGGTCACAGAGGTTCGTGCCTGGCTTCGACTAAACCCGGCGTTACGTGGTGAGGAACCCTTGCTGCCGAACCGCGAAGGACATGCGATGTCGCGATCAAATGTTGTTCAGCGCCTTGAGCTTGCCGTCGCGCGCGCCACCAATCAAGCGCCGAGCATCGTGAAGAAGCGCATTTCGCCGCACATAATTCGGCATACGACAGCCATGCATCTGTTGCAATCAGGGGTTCCGTTCAATGTGATCGCGCTGTGGCTGGGGCACGAAAGCACCACTACAACACACCGTAATGTCGAGGCCGACCTGGCGATGAAGGAGAAAGCACTCGCGAGGTTGGAGGCGCCTGACACGATGATCCGTCGTTTCAAGGCGCCTGACCTACTCATGCGATTCCTCCAGACGCTGTAA
- a CDS encoding toxin-antitoxin system HicB family antitoxin, translating into MSTISIRLPDSLHQIAKTIAAEDHVSMNQFIASAVAKKVSALTAESYLKECGERASAEMFRAALVTVPDGEPEEFNRK; encoded by the coding sequence ATGAGCACCATCAGCATCCGTCTTCCCGATTCCCTACATCAGATCGCGAAAACGATTGCCGCCGAAGATCATGTCTCGATGAACCAGTTCATCGCCTCGGCCGTCGCCAAAAAGGTGTCGGCATTGACCGCCGAAAGCTATCTCAAGGAATGCGGAGAGCGTGCCTCGGCGGAAATGTTCCGGGCAGCACTCGTCACCGTACCAGATGGCGAACCGGAGGAGTTCAACCGAAAGTGA
- a CDS encoding hemerythrin domain-containing protein translates to MKRHPQLQDLSREHYSALKLARAARQAAESGEMDAMTAFAQRVVRVFATELDPHFRVEEQGILVALARAGENELVERTLSEHAELRRLTMLLSDPDAVTLLRFADLLAAHVRFEERELFEAAQHQMAAS, encoded by the coding sequence ATGAAACGCCACCCACAACTTCAGGATCTCTCCCGCGAACATTACAGTGCGCTGAAACTCGCGCGTGCCGCCCGACAAGCCGCCGAGTCCGGAGAGATGGATGCAATGACAGCGTTCGCGCAACGCGTAGTCCGCGTCTTCGCCACCGAACTCGATCCGCACTTTCGCGTTGAGGAACAAGGCATCCTGGTGGCTCTGGCGCGGGCTGGCGAAAATGAACTCGTCGAGCGCACCCTGAGCGAGCATGCGGAACTGCGACGCCTTACCATGCTGCTGTCTGATCCCGATGCGGTCACGCTATTGCGCTTCGCCGATCTCCTCGCGGCGCATGTCCGCTTCGAGGAACGCGAGCTGTTCGAGGCGGCGCAACATCAAATGGCTGCAAGTTGA
- a CDS encoding ferredoxin--NADP reductase → MGTIVEPGLEIFKQSADAEREGKWTSERVLSVRYWTPTLLSFRTTRYRSFRFTPGHYTRLGLGATDTIVWRPYSMASATYEDFLEFIAVLVPGGAFSEELQKLHVGDTLRVDKASYGFLTANQLAPGKDLWLLASGSGIGPFASILRDPAVWQDYQRLIMVHSVRQSAELAWRNEIIALPNQALFAEAKATLHYIPVVTREPGANALTDRIPLLLADGRLQQEAATPIDVASSRVMVCGNPDLARELRQWLGSRGFATNRRGLRGQMAFENYW, encoded by the coding sequence ATGGGCACCATCGTTGAACCGGGTCTGGAAATCTTCAAACAATCGGCCGACGCCGAACGGGAAGGGAAATGGACGAGCGAACGCGTACTCTCGGTCCGTTACTGGACACCGACGCTGCTGAGCTTTCGCACCACGCGCTATCGCTCTTTCCGCTTCACGCCGGGGCACTACACGCGCCTCGGACTCGGCGCTACCGACACCATTGTCTGGCGGCCCTACTCTATGGCGTCAGCGACTTACGAAGATTTCCTCGAATTCATCGCGGTGCTGGTGCCGGGTGGCGCGTTCTCGGAAGAATTGCAGAAATTGCACGTCGGCGACACGCTGCGCGTCGACAAGGCCAGCTACGGCTTCCTCACTGCCAATCAACTCGCGCCGGGCAAAGATCTGTGGCTGCTGGCCAGCGGGTCGGGGATCGGCCCTTTCGCGTCGATATTGCGCGATCCTGCGGTCTGGCAGGACTACCAACGCCTGATCATGGTGCACAGCGTACGCCAGTCAGCCGAGCTCGCCTGGCGCAATGAAATCATCGCCCTACCCAACCAGGCATTGTTTGCGGAGGCGAAGGCGACACTGCACTACATCCCGGTGGTCACTCGCGAACCGGGCGCCAACGCACTGACGGACCGCATCCCGCTGCTGCTCGCCGATGGCCGATTACAGCAGGAGGCTGCCACACCGATTGACGTCGCGTCTTCACGCGTGATGGTGTGCGGCAACCCGGATCTGGCGCGCGAACTTAGACAATGGCTGGGATCGCGCGGCTTCGCCACTAACCGTCGCGGCTTGCGCGGTCAGATGGCCTTCGAGAATTACTGGTAA
- a CDS encoding Rrf2 family transcriptional regulator, producing MRLTTFSDYTLRVLMFLALNRDRLATIPEIAAAYDISGNHLMKVVHQLARAGVIESIRGKGGGIRLAHEPEDIRLGQIIRASEGGAPIVECLADDAGACRIAPACRLAAILVSVFDALFATLDEYTLADLVCAPRKLEELLVRS from the coding sequence ATGAGACTTACCACTTTCTCCGACTACACTCTGCGCGTGTTGATGTTCCTCGCTCTCAACCGTGACCGGCTTGCGACCATTCCAGAGATTGCGGCCGCCTACGACATCTCGGGGAATCACCTGATGAAGGTGGTACATCAACTGGCGCGCGCCGGAGTCATCGAATCAATACGCGGCAAGGGCGGCGGCATCCGCCTGGCGCACGAGCCCGAGGACATCCGGCTGGGGCAGATTATTCGCGCCAGCGAAGGTGGCGCGCCGATTGTCGAATGCCTGGCGGATGATGCCGGGGCCTGCCGCATTGCGCCGGCCTGCCGGCTTGCTGCGATATTGGTAAGCGTCTTCGATGCCCTGTTCGCCACACTGGACGAATACACACTAGCCGATCTGGTGTGTGCACCGCGCAAACTGGAGGAACTGCTGGTGCGCAGCTAG
- a CDS encoding DUF3079 domain-containing protein, whose translation MAKKFPLHPKHPERTCWGCDKYCSVDSLQCGNGSGRTQHPAEMLGDDWYSWGDWGIDVSENSEISTEKSAGGSAEGER comes from the coding sequence ATGGCGAAGAAGTTTCCGTTGCACCCTAAGCATCCCGAGCGAACCTGTTGGGGATGCGACAAATATTGCTCGGTGGATTCACTACAGTGCGGAAACGGTTCCGGTCGCACCCAGCACCCAGCCGAGATGCTGGGAGACGATTGGTATAGCTGGGGCGACTGGGGCATTGATGTCAGCGAGAACTCGGAAATCTCCACGGAAAAGAGTGCGGGAGGTTCTGCCGAAGGAGAGCGCTAA